In one Pseudomonas sp. Bout1 genomic region, the following are encoded:
- a CDS encoding sigma-70 family RNA polymerase sigma factor, whose amino-acid sequence MSASDLPLNQAVHMLYAEHHGWLFGWLRKKLGCPQNAADLSHDTFVRILASRDALGGMREPRAFLTTTARHLIIDRARRRQIEDAYLRELALTIDMLESCQQSPEQILLTLEALEQIAFVLDGLGLNARQAFLMHFLEGLRQAEIASRLGISERMVRKHLMNALVHCHHALDV is encoded by the coding sequence ATGTCCGCCAGCGACCTTCCCTTGAACCAGGCCGTCCATATGCTCTACGCCGAGCACCATGGCTGGTTGTTCGGCTGGCTGCGCAAAAAGCTCGGTTGCCCGCAAAACGCGGCCGACCTGTCCCATGACACCTTCGTACGCATCCTCGCGTCCCGCGATGCCCTGGGCGGCATGCGCGAGCCCCGGGCGTTCCTCACGACCACGGCGCGCCACCTGATCATCGACCGCGCCCGCCGCCGCCAGATCGAGGACGCCTACCTGCGGGAACTGGCATTGACCATCGATATGCTGGAAAGCTGCCAGCAATCGCCGGAACAGATCCTGCTGACCCTCGAAGCCCTGGAGCAAATTGCGTTCGTGCTCGATGGCCTGGGGCTGAATGCCCGGCAGGCGTTCCTGATGCACTTCCTGGAAGGGCTGCGCCAGGCTGAAATCGCCAGCCGCCTGGGGATTTCCGAGCGCATGGTGCGCAAACACCTGATGAACGCCCTGGTGCACTGCCACCACGCACTGGATGTTTAA
- a CDS encoding LysR family transcriptional regulator produces MKRHFEDLQLGSIELFCLAAEASSFTAAAQVAGVTPAAVSRSISRLEERLGSRLFVRTTRSIRLTDGGRTFFEQCRQALTQLVEAQQEMMGAQSVPSGLLRISIPTTYGHHRILPLLPKFRALYPQVTVDIHISNRNIDFVAEGYDLAIRVRAQPDSTLIARLLEDARLVVVAAPAYLQRAGTPLALEDLPAHECIQYELPSNGRRIAWLFQADGKEREFAGEAGYSCSDDVLGGVTLAKHGAGLFQTYKFIVEQELANGSLVEVLQPYGGRSRPFTLLYPHGRYVPHRVRAFVDFLLEHRAEWAAQ; encoded by the coding sequence ATGAAGCGCCATTTCGAAGACCTGCAGCTGGGCAGCATCGAGCTGTTCTGCCTGGCCGCCGAGGCCAGCAGCTTTACCGCCGCCGCCCAGGTGGCCGGGGTGACCCCGGCGGCGGTGAGCCGCAGCATCTCGCGGCTGGAGGAGCGCCTGGGTTCCCGGCTGTTTGTGCGAACCACCCGCAGCATCCGCCTGACCGATGGCGGCCGGACCTTTTTCGAGCAATGCCGCCAGGCCCTGACGCAACTGGTGGAAGCCCAGCAGGAAATGATGGGCGCGCAATCGGTGCCGTCCGGGCTGTTGCGCATCAGTATCCCGACCACCTATGGCCATCACCGTATCCTGCCGCTGCTGCCGAAGTTTCGTGCGCTGTACCCGCAAGTCACCGTGGACATCCACATCAGCAACCGCAACATCGATTTCGTCGCTGAAGGCTATGACCTGGCCATTCGCGTGCGGGCCCAACCGGACTCGACGCTGATCGCGCGGTTGCTCGAAGACGCCAGGCTGGTGGTGGTCGCGGCACCGGCGTATCTGCAACGCGCCGGCACGCCCCTGGCCCTGGAGGACTTGCCGGCCCATGAGTGCATCCAGTACGAATTGCCAAGCAACGGGCGGCGCATTGCCTGGTTGTTCCAGGCGGATGGCAAGGAGCGGGAGTTTGCCGGGGAGGCGGGGTACAGCTGTTCCGACGATGTGCTGGGTGGCGTCACCCTGGCCAAGCACGGCGCGGGGTTGTTCCAGACCTACAAATTCATTGTGGAGCAAGAGTTGGCCAACGGCAGCCTGGTGGAGGTCTTGCAACCTTACGGCGGGCGTTCGCGGCCGTTTACCTTGCTGTATCCCCACGGTCGCTACGTGCCGCATCGGGTGCGCGCGTTTGTCGACTTTCTGCTGGAGCACCGTGCCGAGTGGGCGGCGCAGTAG
- a CDS encoding TetR/AcrR family transcriptional regulator, translated as MAQMGRPRTFDREQAVEQAMHLFWQHGYDATSLSQLKAGLGGGISAPSFYAAFGSKDALFQECVQRYLATYAQVTECLWDDSLPPRQAIETALRQSARMQCEDGHPKGCMVALGVMSAPSPENTQVTHALTHSRERTRAGIVHCVERGISAGQLPAETNARAMATVYDSFLQGVSILARDGVDANTIDNAIGQLMLTWDLSAATAPPTRHGAPAESRQTRAPDAARSDRGDTAR; from the coding sequence ATGGCGCAGATGGGCCGCCCCCGCACCTTCGACCGCGAACAGGCCGTGGAACAGGCCATGCACCTGTTCTGGCAGCACGGTTACGACGCGACGTCCCTGAGCCAGTTGAAAGCCGGATTGGGCGGCGGCATCTCCGCGCCGAGTTTCTATGCGGCGTTCGGCTCCAAGGACGCGCTGTTCCAGGAATGCGTGCAGCGTTACCTGGCGACGTACGCCCAGGTCACCGAATGCCTGTGGGATGACAGCCTGCCACCGCGCCAGGCCATCGAGACCGCGCTGCGCCAATCGGCGCGCATGCAGTGTGAAGACGGCCACCCCAAGGGCTGCATGGTGGCCTTGGGCGTGATGAGCGCGCCCTCCCCCGAGAACACGCAAGTGACTCATGCCCTGACCCATTCCCGCGAACGCACAAGGGCGGGCATCGTGCATTGCGTAGAGCGTGGCATCAGCGCTGGCCAGTTACCGGCCGAGACCAACGCCCGCGCCATGGCTACGGTCTACGACAGTTTCTTGCAGGGCGTGTCGATCCTCGCTCGCGATGGCGTGGATGCCAACACCATCGACAACGCGATTGGCCAACTGATGCTGACCTGGGATTTATCTGCCGCTACTGCGCCGCCCACTCGGCACGGTGCTCCAGCAGAAAGTCGACAAACGCGCGCACCCGATGCGGCACGTAGCGACCGTGGGGATACAGCAAGGTAA
- a CDS encoding FecR family protein: protein MLDAPQSLDEQAASWVMRLHDGNLSERERQQFEQWKAQDPQHGAAIERLQGFVGRLQALRPQHAPVHAALDAALVKRRRAPAGRVVLGLMLALPLALLLRSYPASYLLADQRTAPAEWQRIDLDDGSQLTLSGNSAVDLSFNPQQRQVKLLRGEILVQVAHDATRPFIVVTEDGQMRALGTRFTVKREGAGTLLTMLESKVAAQDAGQHPAVDVSAGEQARITPQAVTRLGRVDTRATNDAWQYHQLVVQDRPLPEVLDELARQYGGHLQFDREQLADLRVSAVLPLDEPRRALQLISDAFPVRVRSFSPLWLKIEREK, encoded by the coding sequence ATGCTCGACGCCCCACAGAGCCTTGACGAGCAAGCCGCCAGTTGGGTGATGCGCCTGCATGACGGCAACCTCAGCGAGCGCGAGCGCCAGCAGTTCGAGCAGTGGAAGGCCCAGGACCCGCAACATGGCGCCGCGATAGAACGCCTGCAAGGTTTCGTCGGCCGCTTGCAGGCGCTGCGCCCGCAACATGCGCCGGTGCATGCCGCACTGGATGCGGCGCTGGTAAAACGTCGGCGCGCCCCGGCCGGCAGGGTCGTGCTGGGCCTGATGCTGGCCTTGCCCCTGGCATTGTTGCTGCGCAGTTACCCTGCGAGTTATTTGCTGGCAGACCAGCGCACCGCGCCGGCCGAATGGCAACGCATCGACCTGGACGACGGCTCGCAGTTGACCCTCAGCGGCAACAGCGCGGTGGACCTGTCCTTCAACCCGCAACAACGCCAGGTGAAACTGCTGCGCGGGGAAATCCTCGTGCAAGTGGCCCACGACGCCACGCGGCCATTTATCGTGGTGACCGAAGACGGGCAAATGCGTGCCCTTGGTACCCGCTTCACGGTCAAGCGTGAGGGGGCCGGCACGCTGCTGACCATGCTCGAATCGAAAGTCGCGGCCCAGGATGCCGGCCAGCATCCGGCTGTCGATGTCAGTGCCGGTGAACAGGCGCGTATCACCCCGCAAGCGGTCACGCGGCTGGGCCGTGTCGACACCCGGGCAACCAACGACGCCTGGCAATACCACCAGTTGGTGGTACAGGACCGGCCACTGCCGGAAGTGCTCGATGAACTCGCCCGCCAGTACGGCGGCCACCTGCAATTCGACCGCGAGCAACTGGCCGACTTGCGGGTGTCGGCCGTGCTGCCGCTGGATGAGCCCAGGCGTGCGCTGCAATTGATCAGCGACGCGTTCCCGGTGCGGGTGCGCTCGTTCAGCCCGCTGTGGTTGAAGATCGAGCGCGAAAAATAA